The Ipomoea triloba cultivar NCNSP0323 chromosome 4, ASM357664v1 DNA segment TTTATAAACTGATTTAATTATCAAGTTTGGAATCTTTACCTGCTTGCTAAGTTGCTATACTGTTTCTACAGCTTTTGAAGGAGCTGAGGCTGTTTTCCACATGGCTGCCCCAGATTCGTCAATCAACAACTACCAGCTCCATCACTCAGTCAATGTACAAGGTAAAGTTCTTACTGAGCAGGATCTCTATAGGATCCTCTATTATTACTTTACTCTTTATTTCCTAATATTCCTTGTTTATATctttgaacattttaaatagGAACTAAGAATGTAATTGATGCCTGTGTTGAGCTAAAAGTGAAGAGACTTATATACACCAGCTCCCCCAGTGTAGTCTTTGATGGTGTTCATGGAATTTTTAATGGGGATGAATCAATGCCATATCCTGCTAAGGTATAGACTATATTGATACTCAAgtgtgatttgtgaatataaTATCCAGTCTGATTAGTATATAGCAATAGCaagattattttttattataaaacataaaaaaaaatagcaataatGTTTTTAGTGTATCGTTATTGCCAGCACAACGATTCGTATTCTGCAACTAAAGCTGAAGGTGAGGCACTAGTCCTCAAGGCAAATGGCATTAATGGCCTGCTGACATGTTGCATCAGACCCAGCAGCATTTTTGGCCCCGGTGACAGGTTACTTGTTCCTTCCCTTGTCACTGCTGCAAGGGCAGGGAAATCCAAGGTTATTGGAAATTCTCATCTCTTGTGCCATGTATTTACTTATTATTGCATTATTTTATGGTCTTACCTCTACCACTTCTTccccaaacattttttttaaaacttatttaCTTATTCTCAATTAACATCTAAACGACATGTAAACACATCATATCTGCTATCTTGCACTTTACATCTTTGTGCTACTTATTCTCAATTTCTTTATCTAGACGACACTGATTCTCACTACTGTCTTTTCCCATGACTAAATGGAATTAGTCTTATGCTTTGTAAACACATCATATCTGCTATCTTGCACTTAATATTTAACTGTTGGAATGTTTAGAGTTATTGCATGACTCAAAGTTTCAAACCTGAATGATGCAGTTCATTATAGGTGATGGCAACAACATGTATGATTTCACTTATGTTGAGAATGTTGCACATGGTCATATATGTGCTGAAAGAGCCCTAGCATCAGAAGGAGCTGTTGCAGAGAAAGCTGCAGGACAGGTATTGTGTCCAACTGTGATGTCTTCTGTCTTGGGATAACAATCTGTTATATAGATTTCAGTGTAATTGCGGGGACAAGGATAATGtgttgacacacaaactgtacTAGCTTTTAAGGAATTTGTGTTCAGTTACCAGTCTTTTATTGTGCTAAATTGCTAATTTCTAGTAGGGAAGGCACTACACATACTATTCAAGAAAAGCCTTGGCTGAGTCAGCTCTCGTCATTCTATTTTGATTAGATGACATTGGAAAAAAATCTTTGAGCAGTTAGATTCTGGATTCCTTCTGCTGATTTtgtaaactaaaatattttctggTGATCATTGTAAATGGTGATACATTTTACTGTAGAGATTATAAGTTTATAACTAAGTGTTCTCGTGTATGGGGACATTTCTATTTCTTAAAGAAGGTTGTAAGATTTGTTGATTCATGATGGTTAACTCTGATAAATGAAGTCAACTTAAATGGCTTCTGCAGGCTTACTTCATCACTAACACAGAGCCTATCAAGTTCTGGGAGTTTGTCTCGCTTATTCTTGAAGGTCTTGGCTATGAAAGGTGATTTCTTCACACACATACCCCATACTTCTTTTACATCCTTTTGAGATTTTGGCTCTTGGGTATCTGTTGATAATTCATTGTTATATGCCAGCCACTTCCACCAATTTATTTACTCTttcatgtaatttttaaatattgtatgtGAGACAAAGGAAAATATACAATTTAGGGAGAACAAGAGTCCCCTGTTTAAATGTTGAAGATTACATCTCTTTTAATACATAACTGTCAAGTCCTTTAGTTCTTCAATTGTGGCATAAATAGGATTATATAAGTGATACATTGATACTGAAATATCCATGATTAGGTGTGCTTTCATTAAACTTCTAGGGACCCTCTTTAGGATTTAGGGAAGTACAATGGATTGCAATAAACTAGCTCAGATTGATAAGCTTTCTAAAGTTGCCCCTTTTAACCAGTCAAATTTTAATGTGCACATTCAAGATAGGTTATGTTTTGCATACTAAGGTATCTAGTTTCATTCTTCagatctgttttttttttttcttgttcttgttggTTGGCTTTGGACTGaaagaattatagaaattgGTAAGACTTTTGACTGTTTTCAAAGATAGAAGTAATTATCTGCAGTATAGACTTGCTGTGTGGAATGTGGATCTAGTGTATATAAGGgtggttttaaggtgaaaaagAAAACTAGCTTTTCAGTTCTTGCTAAGTAAggcttttaattttgttatccCCTTCAATCTGTTTTTATACCTCATCTCCTTTAAGGAATAGATGTAGGTGGTATTTTTATCATTTACAGTTTCCTTTAAAATGTATGTTATCTTTATTTCTGATTTTATTAGTATGCAGGCCAAGTATTAAGATTCCTGCCTGTGTTATGATGCCTATTGCACATTTGGTGGAGTTGACATATAAGCTCTTAGGCCCATATGGAATGAAGGTCCCACAGTTGACACCTTCAAGAATAAGACTTTTATCTCGCAGCAGGACGTTTAGTTGTTCTAAAGCAAATGATCGACTGGGCTATACACCTATTGTCCCACTGCAGGTTCTTCTCATACCCCTTGGAATTACTCAGTTGGATTTGATTTGTCACATTCACTCAACTCAACTAAGTCTAACCCCTACCTAGTTGGGGTTAAGTATCACATGAGgtccctaattaattaaatcatgGTTTCACTAATATCATTTTGCCTCTGATGATGTGATTTGTCTTCCTGTAGGAGGGTCTTAGTAGGACAATTGACTCGTACCCACATTTAAGAGCTGAAATTAAAACTAGAAAGGATGGGCCTTCCAAAGCTTCCATACTTCTTGGAAATGGAAGGGGTATGAATGAGTTGTTCTCCCTATATTTCATCTTTGTTTCTCTCTCATCAGTGTATGCAATTTGTGTGGCTTAAATTTTATGCTTGCTATGTGATATTTTTGCTTTAAGTTTACTGAAGAAAGTATTCCTGtatgattttcaagcatttgcTAACCCTCTGGCAGAACCCAATACTTTAGGATTTTATGCTCATTGTTATAACCTGACCTGATATACCTGAGGATTCTAAGCCCATTTAGATGTTGATGCACATTCACAAAATATGGCCTATTTTGTGAATCTAAATTCTAAATTGTTTTATTCAATTGAAATTGCTGTTTGAACTCTAAGATGGCATCTTGATTGTGTATTATTGTAATAGTCACTAAATTTGTACAAAATGTGCCGCCATTCATGTTTCCAGAAAGTCATACAAGATCTGCTGCCTTTTGTGTTATCAGAAAGTCTTACAAGATGTACTACTTTGTGTTTTCAAACAACAAAGTTATCTTATTTCTGTAGTATTGCCTGTTTTACATATCATTTCAGCAAAATAACTGGTTTGTAGTCCTTATGAGCTGTATTACACCATTTTGCATAGTAATCAATGCGAAAGGAATTAGATTGAAGAGTGAGTTTCCTTGACAAAGGTGTACAGCCACACATATAGTGCAAGGAAAAGTGCAACAAATCAAGTGGATATGCTATGATTACATGTAATTGAGCAATTTATGAGGCAAAACTTTACTTGGGCAATTTGTCAAGCagaaaataactaataagagtgaatcttgtaaagGAGTTGATTTAGGAACTAAAAATTAGAGAGAAGGATGACTTTTATAGTACATGCATTTGTGCACTGAAATGAGAAATCAGAATATTTCAAAATCACTCAGTGTATCATAGGATCTGTTAAATATGGTGACCTTGATTCAGTTATGATTTCATAATttccaactttattttcttatcaaGTTAGGGAGTATATTCTAATCAATAGTTATGGCACTACATTTTGCAGTTGCTGATACACTTCTCTGGAGGGATAAAAGGCAAACACTCATTACTGCATTAGTTCTTGCAGCAATTTACTTCAATTTCATAGCAGTTGGATATACCATGATAACAGCAACTTCCAAGCTACTCTTAGTGGCATCTATTTTCCTATTCATCCATGGAAAGCTGCCACAGAAAATGTATGCTTCCCTCCCTCTCCCTTGCAGAACACACATATGCATGTGGACATAATGAATGAGTTTCAAAAAACTATGGAAGTACTTATACAGATGCCCCCATTTATAAAGTCATCCACTATAGAAAGCCTGAGAGGCCTACTtgcaaaattttgtttaaaatcgTACTTGGTTTCACAATGAAGAAAACACAGTTTACAAGATCAAGCCTTTTAATgtgtgagcctttttattttACACCATTATTTAGCTCAGTAATAAACATTAAACACTAGCTTTTAGTAATCACTTTCAATAAGGCTATAGCTTGTCTGCAAATTAtacctttttaaaaaaagattttCTATTCTTGATATTTTTGCTGTTTGTTCTATCCGTACTCTTGATAAAGCAAtgattagtttatttttttttttgcttgacattgccatgatataatttgaattccttGTAGAAATGTGAAACATAGTCTTTTATTTTTGCCAGTAGATCTGCTTTAGTATTTTATCAAGCTTTCTGTGTATCAAAAAGATTCTTTATGTTGAAAGTGAATTTCAAGTTGGACCAATCTGTAATGAGCAACTGGTTATtccaacttttattttattcttgaaCACAGAGAGGTACATTAGGAAGGTGTGTTCACATGGGTCACCAATTCTGCTGATATGAATAAAAGAATAAGACAGTAATAAGatttaccttcttttttttttttttNNNNNNNNNNNNNNNNNNNNNNNNNNNNNNNNNNNNNNNNNNNNNNNNNNNNNNNNNNNNNNNNNNNNNNNNNNNNNNNNNNNNNNNNNNNNNNNNNNNNNNNNNNNNNNNNNNNNNNNNNNNNNNNNNNNNNNNNNNNNNNNNNNNNNNNNNNNNNNNNNNNNNNNNNNNNNNNNNNNNNNNNNNNNNNNNNNNNNNNNNNNNNNNNNNNNNNNNNNNNNNNNNNNNNNNNNNNNNNNNNNNNNNNNNNNNNNNNNNNNNNNNNNNNNNNNNNNNNNNNNNNNNNNNNNNNNNNNNNNNNNNNNNNNNNNNNNNNNNNNNNNNNNNNNNNNNNNNNNNNNNNNNNNNNNNNNNNNNNNNNNNNNNNNNNNNNNNNNNNNNNNNNNNNNNNNNNNNNNNNNNNNNNNNNNNNNNNNNNNNNNNNNNNNNNNNNNNNNNNNNNNNNNNNNNNNNNNNNNNNNNNNNNNNNNNNNNNNNNNNNNNNNNNNNNNNNNNNNNNNNNNNNNNNNNNNNNNNNNNNNNNNNNNNNNNNNNNNNNNNNNNNNNNNNNNNNNNNNNNNNNNNNNNNNNNNNNNNNNNNNNNNNNNNNNNNNNNNNNNNNNNNNNNNNNNNNNNNNNNNNNNNNNNNNNNNNNNNNNNNNNNNNNNNNNNNNNNNNNNNNNNNNNNNNNNNNNNNNNNNNNNNNNNNNNNNNNNNNNNNNNNNNNNNNNNNNNNNNNNNNNNNNNNNNNNNNNNNNNNNNNNNNNNNNNNNNNNNNNNNNNNNNNNNNNNNNNNNNNNNNNNNNNNNNNNNNNNNNNNNNNNNNNNNNNNNNNNNNNNNNNNNNNNNNNNNNNNNNNNNNNNNNNNNNNNNNNNNNNNNNNNNNNNNNNNNNNNNNNNNNNNNNNNNNNNNNNNNNNNNNNNNNNNNNNNNNNNNNNNNNNNNNNNNNNNNNNNNNNNNNNNNNNNNNNNNNNNNNNNNNNNNNNNNNNNNNNNNNNNNNNNNNNNNNNNNNNNNNNNNNNNNNNNNNNNNNNNNNNNNNNNNNNNNNNNNNNNNNNNNNNNNNNNNNNNNNNNNNNNNNNNNNNNNNNNNNNNNNNNNNNNNNNNNNNNNNNNNNNNNNNNNNNNNNNNNNNNNNNNNNNNNNNttttttttttttttcttttttttttttttaataataaagataattaaaattaaaaggtaCCAAGGAGCTGCCCATGAAACAAGAAACAAAATGGGGGAGCTTCAAAAGATCTACACAGGTTTTAGCCTATCTAAGAAATCATTCAATGAAAAGGCACTGCCAGTACTTAACATGAATCCCAAAGTAAAGACTATGTTCAAGAATGTCCCTATTTTTCTCAAAAGACAATTCTGAGCCTTTCAAAGTTAATACATGTTCTTCTCATTCCTGAATAGCCAAAGTAAGGAAATGGGGGCCAAACCCCATTTTCTGTGGAAGCTCCACCCTCTAGGCATCCTAAACAGAACATGTCCTAATCCACTGCTTGCCACCAAGGGATAGAGGGAAATGCCAATGTTGTTCTGTCCAGTTGTAGTGGATTTTTGTCTTATTCTTCAGTAAATATGTAGTGGGATTTGATTAGTGTGCCAGGATGTTGTGGTTCTCCACTTGGTGTCATGGTGAGATTCAATAATTGTTTTTGTTCAATGTGTATGTTATTTGATATGCAGTTGCAAAGTCGAAAACCTTTATCAATGAAAATAGAAGATAGGTTATTTTCAGAAATTCTGATGTATGAACTCATACTCTGCAGATTTGGgtacaaaattgagaaaattccTGAGTCAAAATTCATTGTCTCAGAGGAGATGTCTCTTCAAGTTGCTGGATCAGTAGCTTCGCTTTGGAACTCTGCAGTAAATAGCTTAAAATTGCTTTGCAGAGGAACAGGTTGGGTGCTATTTCTCAAGGTAATTATTATGCATTTTAATATTACCTTCTAATTACATGCTATTggtaaaaaatcattttctttgaaGGGGGAGGTCTCTAGCCTTTTGAAGATATCACCTGCCTAGATCTATGTGTGTCAAGAGGGAGAAAAAAATACGCTTAGTGCTTGTTTGTCCCAATCTATGTTGGAGCTTATACTCCAAATGGCAGAAGCTCAGCCAACATGGAAAAGTGAAAAGGATTTTTGAAGGCTAGTTTTGAGACAAAACCACTTTTTCCAAGAAACTCAGAAGGAAGGATTTTTTGAAAGgcatatttttcaaaatctcAAGTTGGCCAAACAAGCACTAAGCACACCTTATTTAAATCCTATCATTGTCTTATGAACTCCCTCTATAGGTTGCAAAATTAACAAATTCTATTGTGTCTAGTGCCTTATAGACCTAATcatatgtaaaatgaaaatgcattgtATCTGTTTTGTTTGTTATGGATGCATTATTATTGGAAATATAAAGTGAAAGTAATTTTGAACTCATgagtgaaaataattaaatgagatAGAAGCATGCTACTTAGTTAAAATTTGCTTGATATGAAAGAAGAAATTATGTTGATGAAAACAGGAAAATGAGTGGGGTACAGGAACTCATATACAGAAActgaaaataaaagaatatgGGTCAACCGagtaaaaaattatgtaaattcGGTTCTACATTTCTACTGCTCGTTATGTTTGAATTTGTTAATTTAGGTGGTTTGGATTTCATCATTTCAATCAATTTACTCGTGAAGTCCTTGAATGTTGAAACAGGTGGTTTCCTCTCTATTGATTCTGAGCATCCTGGGGACTTTTTCACTACGTAGTTTATTTGTCATCGGttcgtctctctctctctttcattttACTATGTTTGCAAACTTGCTTGAACCTTTATGAGATTGGTGTATCTAATCAGAATATAATATGTTGTCcccatttttaatataaatgttttttaatcTTATATTTGGTTCTGAATTGTACTTCAAATGGAATATATGGGTGAAGTTCATAGTTGCCAGTTGGGGATCTAAccatctttttttattttcattactaCAGTACTCCCCATTGCCTTTGTCGCTTTCGTTGTATATGAGAAAAAGGAGGAAGAGATAGATCACTTTGTTCACGAAGCTATTTCGCGTGTCTCTAAACTGAAGTCCAACATTGTTGAGAAAGTGCCCATCAGCTCCAAGAAAACACAATAACTGTCTACCTCTCCTTCTCAATTTCTCCGGGTTTTGTGCATAGCTCTCGGAAGCTTTATGCTATAGCTGGCTCTCTTGAAGCTCAAGGACCTGATTCCATCGTGCTTCATACAAAAACTTCTGCATTGGGCTCCCAAACGCAAAGATATGTACTGCTACCCTCCACTTTCTGGACTTCTGCCTTCATCATTTCTCTATTGTGGAACTAACATGTTATTGCATTCCTTTATTTCTGGCCTTATTATCCACATTATACTAAACTCTTGCCTGGTGGGATACGTTGGTGATGCAACACCGAGTGTGTAAACTTTGTAGGAGAGAACTAGATATTGGGTTTTTTGTTGTGACAGCAACCTTGTTCCTTAATGCCCCTGTGGACATTATGGTTTTAAAAGATTTATACACTTTGGTCTTTCGACAGCTAAATTTTGTTCATGTACTTTATTAGAAGAGTACTGGGATATGGTTAGCAAAACTGATGGTACAATTTTAGACGTCACATTACATCACATCTTTAAAGTATttagaaaaaggaaaatactactcTCAAATTCTAAGCCCTCTAacatattgacatttttatcgGCCCTAGTGAATGTGCATACAGACATTTGAATGTGTGCAGGATAAACATCACCTtgtaaggcaaattattgcatggaccatagttcacacatgtggaccaaaaataaaaagtacattatttttgtactgaaggtacattatttttgtactgtaggtactgatagcgtaaatgtaaacggggtctacgattacgctacggatacgtgtgttacgggtggtgaggaatgtcgttcggccggtcagacggtcggtttaccggtcaacgactgagcggatacgtgtgttacgggtggtgaggaatgtcgttcggccggtcagacggtcggtctaccggtcaacgactgagcggttcgaagctatatcgctctacgggtgacgaacagtgataaagagtaagcaggagaaagacaatcggcaaatcgcaagtgtattagtgtagtactgatgagttcccCTTTTCCTtaagtgaggggaatgacccctatatttatactaagtggattcactatgcacatggtgtctgatatgcaagtggatggcatatttgcatgggctgaacagtcactccgcaaaatgcgcattggtttgctcgaagtggttgagttactcgaggtgatgaaaacacggatcccttgttcccgaaaagttgtcggtcgtcacatcaagcaactgttgcgctcgtgagcctccaatccacaaggtgtgttgcttccaatCATGCGGTCNTTGAAACAGGTGGTTTCCTCTCTATTGATTCTGAGCATCCTGGGGACTTTTTCACTACGTAGTTTATTTGTCATCGGttcgtctctctctctctttcattttACTATGTTTGCAAACTTGCTTGAACCTTTATGAGATTGGTGTATCTAATCAGAATATAATATGTTGTCcccatttttaatataaatgttttttaatcTTATATTTGGTTCTGAATTGTACTTCAAATGGAATATATGGGTGAAGTTCATAGTTGCCAGTTGGGGATCTAAccatctttttttattttcattactaCAGTACTCCCCATTGCCTTTGTCGCTTTCGTTGTATATGAGAAAAAGGAGGAAGAGATAGATCACTTTGTTCACGAAGCTATTTCGCGTGTCTCTAAACTGAAGTCCAACATTGTTGAGAAAGTGCCCATCAGCTCCAAGAAAACACAATAACTGTCTACCTCTCCTTCTCAATTTCTCCGGGTTTTGTGCATAGCTCTCGGAAGCTTTATGCTATAGCTGGCTCTCTTGAAGCTCAAGGACCTGATTCCATCGTGCTTCATACAAAAACTTCTGCATTGGGCTCCCAAACGCAAAGATATGTACTGCTACCCTCCACTTTCTGGACTTCTGCCTTCATCATTTCTCTATTGTGGAACTAACATGTTATTGCATTCCTTTATTTCTGGCCTTATTATCCACATTATACTAAACTCTTGCCTGGTGGGATACGTTGGTGATGCAACACCGAGTGTGTAAACTTTGTAGGAGAGAACTAGATATTGGGTTTTTTGTTGTGACAGCAACCTTGTTCCTTAATGCCCCTGTGGACATTATGGTTTTAAAAGATTTATACACTTTGGTCTTTCGACAGCTAAATTTTGTTCATGTACTTTATTAGAAGAGTACTGGGATATGGTTAGCAAAACTGATGGTACAATTTTAGACGTCACATTACATCACATCTTTAAAGTATttagaaaaaggaaaatactactcTCAAATTCTAAGCCCTCTAacatattgacatttttatcgGCCCTAGTGAATGTGCATACAGACATTTGAATGTGTGCAGGATAAACATCACCTtgtaaggcaaattattgcatggaccatagttcacacatgtggaccaaaaataaaaagtacattatttttgtactgaaggtacattatttttgtactgtaggtactgatagcgtaaatgtaaacggggtctacgattacgctacggatacgtgtgttacgggtggtgaggaatgtcgttcggccggtcagacggtcggtttaccggtcaacgactgagcggatacgtgtgttacgggtggtgaggaatgtcgttcggccggtcagacggtcggtctaccggtcaacgactgagcggttcgaagctatatcgctctacgggtgacgaacagtgataaagagtaagcaggagaaagacaatcggcaaatcgcaagtgtattagtgtagtactgatgagttcccCTTTTCCTtaagtgaggggaatgacccctatatttatactaagtggattcactatgcacatggtgtctgatatgcaagtggatggcatatttgcatgggctgaacagtcactccgcaaaatgcgcattggtttgctcgaagtggttgagttactcgaggtgatgaaaacacggatcccttgttcccgaaaagttgtcggtcgtcacatcaagcaactgttgcgctcgtgagcctccaatccacaaggtgtgttgcttccaatCATGCGGNNNNNNNNNNNNNNNNNNNNNNNNNNNNNNNNNNNNNNNNNNNNNNNNNNNNNNNNNNNNNNNNNNNNNNNNNNNNNNNNNNNNNNNNNNNNNNNNNNNNNNNNNNNNNNNNNNNNNNNNNNNNNNNNNNNNNNNNNNNNNNNNNNNNNNNNNNNNNNNNNNNNNNNNNNNNNNNNNNNNNNNNNNNNNNNNNNNNNNNNNNNNNNNNNNNNNNNNNNNNNNNNNNNNNNNNNNNNNNNNNNNNNNNNNNNNNNNNNNNNNNNNNNNNNNNNNNNNNNNNNNNNNNNNNNNNNNNNNNNNNNNNNNNNNNNNNNNNNNNNNNNNNNNNNNNNNNNNNNNNNNNNNNNNNNNNNNNNNNNNNNNNNNNNNNNNNNNNNNNNNNNNNNNNNNNNNNNNNNNNNNNNNNNNNNNNNNNNNNNNNNNNNNNNNNNNNNNNNNNNNNNNNNNNNNNNNNNNNNNNNNNNNNNNNNNNNNNNNNNNNNNNNNNNNNNNNNNNNNNNNNNNNNNNNNNNNNNNNNNNNNNNNNNNNNNNNNNNNNNNNNNNNNNNNNNNNNNNNNNNNNNNNNNNNNNNNNNNNNNNNNNNNNNNNNNNNNNNNNNNNNNNNNNNNNNNNNNNNNNNNNNNNNNNNNNNNNNNNNNNNNNNNNNNNNNNNNNNNNNNNNNNNNNNNNNNNNNNNNNNNNNNNNNNNNNNNNNNNNNNNNNNNNNNNNNNNNNNNNNNNNNNNNNNNNNNNNNNNNNNNNNNNNNNNNNNNNNNNNNNNNNNNNNNNNNNNNNNNNNNNNNNNNNNNNNNNNNNNNNNNNNNNNNNNNNNNNNNNNNNNNNNNNNNNNNNNNNNNNNNNNNNNNNNNNNNNNNNNNNNNNNNNNNNNNNNNNNNNNNNNNNNNNNNNNNNNNNNNNNNNNNNNNNNNNNNNNNNNNNNNNNNNNNNNNNNNNNNNNNNNNNNNNNNNNNNNNNNNNNNNNNNNNNNNNNNNNNNNNNNNNNNNNNNNNNNNNNNNNNNNNNNNNNNNNNNNNNNNNNNNNNNNNNNNNNNNNNNNNNNNNNNNNNNNNNNNNNNNNNNNNNNNNNNNNNNNNNNNNNNNNNNNNNNNNNNNNNNNNNNNNNNNNNNNNNNNNNNNNNNNNNNNNNNNNNNNNNNNNNNNNNNNNNNNNNNNNNNNNNNNNNNNNNNNNNNNNNNNNNNNNNNNNNNNNNNNNNNNNNNNNNNNNNNNNNNNNNNNNNNNNNNNNNNNNNNNNNNNNNNNNNNNNNNNNNNNNNNNNNNNNNNNNNNNNNNNNNNNNNNNNNNNNNNNNNNNNNNNNNNNNNNNNNNNNNNNNNNNNNNNNNNNNNNNNNNNNNNNNNNNNNNNNNNNNNNNNNNNNNNNNNNNNNNNNNNNNNNNNNNNNNNNNNNNNNNNNNNNNNNNNNNNNNNNNNNNNNNNNNNNNNNNNNNNNNNNNNNNNNNNNNNNNNNNNNNNNNNNNNNNNNNNNNNNNNNNNNNNNNNNNNNNNNNNNNNNNNNNNNNNNNNNNNNNNNNNNNNNNNNNNNNNNNNNNNNNNNNNNNNNNNNNNNNNNNNNNNNNNNNNNNNNNNNNNNNNNNNNNNNNNNNNNNNNNNNNNNNNNNNNNNNNNNNNNNNNNNNNNNNNNNNNNNNNNNNNNNNNNNNNNNNNNNNNNNNNNNNNNNNNNNNNNNNNNNNNNNNNNNNNNNNNNNNNNNNNNNNNNNNNNNNNNNNNNNNNNNNNNNNNNNNNNNNNNNNNNNNNNNNNNNNNNNNNNNNN contains these protein-coding regions:
- the LOC116017169 gene encoding 3beta-hydroxysteroid-dehydrogenase/decarboxylase, with protein sequence MVAGGEKWSVVTGGRGFAARHLVEMLIRYNMFSVRVADLGPEIKLEPHEEHGTLGQALRSGRAVYVSMDLRDKSQVLKAFEGAEAVFHMAAPDSSINNYQLHHSVNVQGTKNVIDACVELKVKRLIYTSSPSVVFDGVHGIFNGDESMPYPAKHNDSYSATKAEGEALVLKANGINGLLTCCIRPSSIFGPGDRLLVPSLVTAARAGKSKFIIGDGNNMYDFTYVENVAHGHICAERALASEGAVAEKAAGQAYFITNTEPIKFWEFVSLILEGLGYERPSIKIPACVMMPIAHLVELTYKLLGPYGMKVPQLTPSRIRLLSRSRTFSCSKANDRLGYTPIVPLQEGLSRTIDSYPHLRAEIKTRKDGPSKASILLGNGRVADTLLWRDKRQTLITALVLAAIYFNFIAVGYTMITATSKLLLVASIFLFIHGKLPQKIFGYKIEKIPESKFIVSEEMSLQVAGSVASLWNSAVNSLKLLCRGTGWVLFLKVVSSLLILSILGTFSLRSLFVIVLPIAFVAFVVYEKKEEEIDHFVHEAISRVSKLKSNIVEKVPISSKKTQ